The window CTGGGGCCGATACGGCATCAAGGAATTCCCGACCGTCGCCTTCATCGATTCGAACGGCAAGGTCACGCCGGTGAGCCAAATCGACGACCCGCTCGACTCGCTGCTCCTCGCGGCCCTGCACTCGCCGGTCGATCAGTTAAAGTTGCTGAGCAGCCGACTGGAATCCGGCGACGTCCAGGAGCGCCAACGGGGGCTGAAGGGCCTGCAGGCTCTGGGCCTGAAAGCGGCGCCGGCCTTGCCCGAAGTGATGAAGCTGCTCCGGGATCCCGAGGAGGTGATTCGCTTCGAAGCCTGCCTAGCTTTGGCCAACATGGGTCCGGCGGCCGCGCCGGCGGTTCCGGAATTGGTGAAAATGCTCGGCAAGGACCGGCCGCCGCCCCGCCTCGCCGCGGTTGAGGCCCTGAGCGCCATCGGGTTGGCCGCCAAACCGGCGATCCCGGCCTTGCTTCAGGCCATTCGCTCACCGGCCCTGGCCGAAGCCGAAGCCTGGGAACGAGAGCGAGGGACCTCGGCGGAGTTGGCCAAATTCAACGCCGTCGAGTGGACTTTCGAATTGAGCCGAATGGCGGCTCTGGCCTTGTCTTCGATCGATCCCGGTAATTCCGGCCTTCAAAAGAAGCTTTTGACCATCGCCGAGGACTCGGCGCTTTCCACCGAAAGCCGGATCGCCGCCCTCTTGGGTTTGGAGAAATTCGAGATGACTTCGCCGGAATTGACCCTTAGCGTGGCGAATCTTTGGGACAGCATTCGGGCGCTCCGAAATGCCGACCGAGCCATCCGGCCCCCTCCAAACCCTTCCCGAAAGCCGGAAGCTCCGCGACTCAACCGGGCCAGCTTCGGCGGACTATTCTTCGGCCGCGAAAGCAGGATCGGCGGCGGCGCCGAGCTGGGCTTGGGCCGGCAAATCCCGGGCGGCCCCGAGCTGCGGCTCAAGCTCGGGGTGGCCGGGGCCGCGGCCGTGATCGATGCCAAGCCGAGCGATGTGGAGCTACGGGCCTCGGTCGGCGGCGCCTGGGCCTTCGGCGACGAAGAAGCCGAGGTCCGGCCGGCGATTTTGCTGCCGGAAGTCGGAATCGCCCACCGAGTCGATGCCAAGGAGACGGCCTTCCACGGATCGCCGCTGGGTCTGGCTTTGCAGGTGAGGATCGGGGAGGCTTGGCGCTTCGAAGCCGGAGCCCGGGCAACCATGGATTATGCCGAAAGGCTCGAGCTGGGCGGAGAATCTTCCTTGAGCTTCATTCGAAAATTCTAGCGGGGGCGGCCTAAAGAATGCAGGGATCGTGATACTCGCCCCAGACCTCGCGGAGGGCGCCCATGATCTCGCCGACACTGGCGTAAGACCGAACGGCGTCGAGGATCAAGGGCATCAGGTTGGTCTCGCCTCGGGCCGCCGTCTTCAAGGCTTCCAGCTTGGCCTGGACCGCGGCCGAATCCCGGCCGGCCTTGACCTTCTTCAAATTCTCGACCTGTTGGCGCTCGACCGTCGGGTCGATCTTGAGGATCTCCAGAGGTTCGGCGTCCTCCGAGAGAAAGTCGTTCACGCCGACGATCTTCTCCTCGCCGCTCTCGACCTTGCGCTGAAACTTGAAGGAGGCTTCGGCGATTTCCTTGATCGGATAGCCGGTTTCGATGGCCCGAACCATCCCGCCGAGCTCGTCGATCTTTTGGATGTAGCGATAGGCCTCAGCTTCCAGGGTATCGGTGAGCGACTCCACGAAGTAGGAGCCACCGAGTGGGTCGATGGTCTTGGCCACCCCGCTCTCGTGGGCGATGATCTGCTGAGTGCGCAGCGCGATCCGCACCGCCTCATCGCTGGGCAGGGCCAGCGTTTCGTCGAGCGAGTTGGTGTGGAGTGATTGGGTGCCACCGAGCACCGCGGCCAGGGCCTGCAAGGCCACCCGGACCACGTTGTTGTAAGGCTGTTGGGCGGTGAGGCTGACGCCGGCGGTCTGACAATGAAAGCGCATCCGCATCGATTCCGGCTTTTTAGCTTTGAAGCGTTCCTTCATGATGTGGGCCCACATCCGCCGGCCGGCCCGCATCTTGGCGATCTCCTCGAAAAAGTCGTTGTGCACGTCCCAAAAGAAGCTAAGGCGCGGCGCGAAGGCATCGACGTCGAGCCCCCGATCAACACAGGCCTGGACGTAGGCGATGCCGTCGGCGATGGTGAAGGCCAGCTCCTGGACCGCGGTCGAACCGGCCTCGCGGATATGATAGCCGCTGATGCTGATCGGATTGAATTTCGGCAAATGCTGAGTGCAATACTCGATGGAATCGACGACCAAGCGCATCGAGGGCCGCGGCGGGAAGACGTAGGAATTCTGGGCGATGTACTCCTTCAGGATGTCGTTCTGGATGGTCCCACTCACCTTGCTCATCGGGACGCCCTGCTTCTCGGCCACCGCGATGTACATGCAGAGCAGGACCGAGGCCGGCGGATTGATCGTCATCGAGGTCGTGACCCTGTCGAGTGGAATCCCGTCGAAGAGAACCTCCATGTCGCGCAAAGTGTCGACGGCGACGCCGCAGACGCCGACCTCGCCGCGGGCCCGCGGCGAATCGGAGTCGTAGCCCATCAAGGTCGGGAAATGGAAGGCGGTCGAAAGGCCGGTCTGACCGTGCTCGATCAGATAATGAAAGCGCTTGTTGGTCTGCTCCGGCGTGCCGAAGCCGGCAAACTGGCGCATCGTCCAGAGCTTGCCGCGATACATCGTCGGGTAGACTCCCCGAGTGTAGGGAAACTCGCCGGGGCGGCCCAATTTCTCCTCGGGCTTGGCGGCCTTGGTGTCTTCCGAGGTATAGAGGGGCTTTAAGGGGAGGCCGGAAAGCGTGGTAATCTCGTCGTTTTCTGTCGCTGGCTCTTGGACCTTGGGGGCTGGGCTCATGGCTTCATTTCAAGCCGAGCTTGAGGCCAAAGTCAATGGTTGCAAGCGGTCATCCTGAGACTGGCGCTCAGGACGACAGGCTTTGCCTGTCGCCTTTTTCCTTTGCCAAGCCGTTCAGACCCTTCTAGATTTCGGCCCTCACCGAAAGGAGATCCTTGTGAAAAAATGGCTTCTTCTGTCTTTCGCCGCCCTGCTCGTCTCGCCCCTCGCCCAAGCTCAGACCTATAAGCTCGATCCGGCCAAGAGCAAGATCGAATGGGTCGGAAAAAAGGTCACCGGCCAACATAACGGCTCGCTGGAAGTCAAATCCGGCAACCTGACCGTCGATCAGGGGCAAATCAAGTCCGGCGATTTCGTCGTCGACATGAAGAGCATCAAGGTCCTGGACCTCCAAGATCCCGCTCCCAACGCCAAGCTGACCAATCACCTCAAATCCGACGATTTCTTTTCGGTCGAGACTCACCCCGAGACCCAGTTCAAGATCACCTCGGCCAAGGGCACGGTGCCCGGCAAGGTCGATGTCACCGGCGATTTGACCATCAAGGGCATCACCCATCCGGTGACCATTCCAACCACCTTGAAACAGGAAGGCGACAAGCTCAGCGCCAAGGGCGAGGTCAAGATCGACCGCACCCTGTATAACGTCAAATACGGCTCCGGAAAATTCTTCCAAGGCCTGGGCGACAAATTGATCTCCGACGATTTCGAGCTTAAGCTCGACCTCTACGCCGATAAGGCGTCTTAAAGGAGGTGGCTGACATGGCTGCGAAACCCGATCCTCGCCCCGAGGGCACCGCCTGGATCAATCCCTATCTGACCTGCCGGAGCGTCGAGGCCGCCCTCGACTTCTACGA is drawn from bacterium and contains these coding sequences:
- a CDS encoding HEAT repeat domain-containing protein, whose protein sequence is PEPVGFSGAIAARPFKTKDGKPVEVKSGAELEAQLKKLKPGQLAVVDFGADWCVPCAAYRPTFEKISREAAGKFLMIRAQGIKGSEDDWGRYGIKEFPTVAFIDSNGKVTPVSQIDDPLDSLLLAALHSPVDQLKLLSSRLESGDVQERQRGLKGLQALGLKAAPALPEVMKLLRDPEEVIRFEACLALANMGPAAAPAVPELVKMLGKDRPPPRLAAVEALSAIGLAAKPAIPALLQAIRSPALAEAEAWERERGTSAELAKFNAVEWTFELSRMAALALSSIDPGNSGLQKKLLTIAEDSALSTESRIAALLGLEKFEMTSPELTLSVANLWDSIRALRNADRAIRPPPNPSRKPEAPRLNRASFGGLFFGRESRIGGGAELGLGRQIPGGPELRLKLGVAGAAAVIDAKPSDVELRASVGGAWAFGDEEAEVRPAILLPEVGIAHRVDAKETAFHGSPLGLALQVRIGEAWRFEAGARATMDYAERLELGGESSLSFIRKF
- a CDS encoding YceI family protein; amino-acid sequence: MKKWLLLSFAALLVSPLAQAQTYKLDPAKSKIEWVGKKVTGQHNGSLEVKSGNLTVDQGQIKSGDFVVDMKSIKVLDLQDPAPNAKLTNHLKSDDFFSVETHPETQFKITSAKGTVPGKVDVTGDLTIKGITHPVTIPTTLKQEGDKLSAKGEVKIDRTLYNVKYGSGKFFQGLGDKLISDDFELKLDLYADKAS
- a CDS encoding methylmalonyl-CoA mutase family protein; protein product: MSPAPKVQEPATENDEITTLSGLPLKPLYTSEDTKAAKPEEKLGRPGEFPYTRGVYPTMYRGKLWTMRQFAGFGTPEQTNKRFHYLIEHGQTGLSTAFHFPTLMGYDSDSPRARGEVGVCGVAVDTLRDMEVLFDGIPLDRVTTSMTINPPASVLLCMYIAVAEKQGVPMSKVSGTIQNDILKEYIAQNSYVFPPRPSMRLVVDSIEYCTQHLPKFNPISISGYHIREAGSTAVQELAFTIADGIAYVQACVDRGLDVDAFAPRLSFFWDVHNDFFEEIAKMRAGRRMWAHIMKERFKAKKPESMRMRFHCQTAGVSLTAQQPYNNVVRVALQALAAVLGGTQSLHTNSLDETLALPSDEAVRIALRTQQIIAHESGVAKTIDPLGGSYFVESLTDTLEAEAYRYIQKIDELGGMVRAIETGYPIKEIAEASFKFQRKVESGEEKIVGVNDFLSEDAEPLEILKIDPTVERQQVENLKKVKAGRDSAAVQAKLEALKTAARGETNLMPLILDAVRSYASVGEIMGALREVWGEYHDPCIL